The Moritella sp. F3 sequence GTGATCATCATGACAAATAAATAGTCATAAAAATTAGTCGCGTAACCACGTACTTTAGCAATATCAGGGCTGATGCAGGTCAACAAAATACGGTTAAAGGTGGGTATCAATACCAGTAAAATAACCCCGCAAGTCACCGCCAAGATCAACAAGTCATAATCAGTGATCGTTAAGATCGAACCGAACAATACATTCTCTAACATGTGAATGTTAATCTTACGCGCCACGTACATCAGTAGCGCCGCACCGACCGCTAAAGCAAAGGCAAGGAATACGCCCACCAAAGTATCGTAAGGTACATTGGTGCGGTTACGCACAAAATGCAGCAACAATGCGAAGATCATGCAGAAACTGAATAAACCAATAATTGGATTTTCTGCTGGTTCACCCAGTAATACACCTAAGGCAATACCCGTTAATGCTGCGTGTCCTACCGCTTCAGAAAAGAACGCTAAACGTTTAGCAATGACCAAAGTACCAAGGCCACCTAATAGTGGGCCAAGCAAGATGGCAGCAACAACAGCATTCACCATAAACGAATAAGAGAAGCTCTCACTCAACCAACCTGCATCCACACCCAGTTGTGCCCAATGACGGATAGTATCCATTATTTAACTCCTTGAGCAGGGTTAACGCTTGATGCGCTAACAGATACATTGCCACCAGTATAATGATTGAATAAGCGTTCGATCTTGTCTGCGCGTAGTACCTCAGACACAGGGCCTGAATCAACTAACTGACGATTAACCACATGCACTTGACCATCTAAACGGCGCACTGCACTGACATCGTGATGCACGGCTAAAATGGTTTTATTCTCACGTACTAACTCATGAATTAACGACTCAAGGTAACGCACACCCTGTTCATCCATACCCGTTGTTGGTTCATCAAGCACTAACAGATCGGGGTTATCTAATAATGACTGCGCGAATAACACACGTTGCTGTTCACCACCTGATAACTGTCCCATACGGCGGTCAGTACGGTTCGCCATGCCAACGCGATCTAATTGCGCTAACGCATGATCTTGTTCTTTTTTACGCTTGCGCCAAAACAACGGATTACGACTCTGATTTAACAGAATAAAATCCATCACTGTAAACGGTAAGCTCGACTCAAACGTCGCCTTTTGCGGTACATAACCGATATTGCCTTTATGCTCAGGCCATTGAATATCAATATTGCCCGTGAAAGGCGTTAAGCCTAAAATAGAACGTAATAACGATGTTTTACCACCACCATTAGGTCCCATGATCACATGGCATTGACCAGCTTCTAAATAATGTGAAATGTCTTCTAAAATGACATTGTCACCGTATTGCAAACCAACATTTTGTAAACGAATTGCAGGACCCACGATTAACTTCCTTGCTTGATATTGGTTGCGGTATTAGTCGTTACAGCTGTATCAGCTAACGAACGTTTCGCTGCAAACTTCATTGCTTCAACTAAGGTCGCAAGATTACTTTTCATTTCAACGGCCACTTTATTCTCTTCATATGCACCATGCGTCATGTGCGAGAAACGGTAAAGTTGCACGCCCGTTGCCGCTTCAATCGTTTCAACATAACGGCTTGGCATATTTAATTCGTAGAACAACACATCAATTTTCGATGCGCGGATCTTCTCGATAGTTTCTTGTAACTGGCTAGCACTTGGCTCAACACCGTGTGCAGGTTCAATGACCGCCGCCACATCTACACCAAATTCTTGCAGAATATAACCGTAAGCATTGTGTGTGGTCGCCACCAGCATGCCCGAAGTATCGAGATCGCCTAACGTCAGCATCGCTTGGCGTTTCATTTTGCGGAATTCAGTCGCATATTTACGCGCATTTTTACGGTAAGTACGGGCGTTATCAGGATCAATCTTCGATAACTCTGTGGCGATGGTATAAACCTTTTGAATAGTCGTCGATAGACCCACAAAGGTATGCGGATTTACTGCACCTTCACCTACAGATTGACCAATTGCAGGTAATAACGGCACGTCTTTATTGGCTTTGATCACAATAAGATCATCACGGTCTGCTGCTTTAATTACTTTTAAGGCAAAGTCATCATGGCCAATCGCATTCACAACAATCACGTCCATCTGTTTAAGACGACGTAAATCATTTGGTTGTGGTTGGTAGTTATGCGGGTTAAAACCTTCATCAACGAGTGGCAGTACATTGGCTTTATCACCCACAACCGCTTTCACATAGCTGTAATAAGGTTGCAGGGTAATACCAATAGTGAGTTTTTCAGTCGCTTGAACAGCGCCGCTCATTAGCAACACAGCGCTTGTAGTCACTGCGACGATTAGATTTTTCATGCTGTTTTTCATTGTTTTACTTTTCATTATGAAATCCCATTATTAACTGACGTTACGCTTTAGTGACTGTCTTTGTCGGTATGCGCTGCAGCGCGATTATCTACGCCGGCACGATCTACACCAGCAGTCTCATCACCCGTGAACACAACTTGTTTCCAACCTGCATTGATCAGTTCGCTGGCATTAAGCCCGTTGCCCATCATTGGCTCAGGGCGAGGCATATCTAATGCTAACCACACATCTGGTCTTGCAGCTTGGCTATTCAATATCACCGCAACGCTACCCGTGGTTAACGCTGGAATTCCTTGATATAAAGCCGGAGCAACTTTACGCCACGCATGTTTACCTTTACGCTCCCAACTTTTATCGATAATAAAAGGCGCTAACCATAATTCATCTAATTCAGCCATTTCAGGCCAAGCATCGGCGCCTTCAAACTCAAGGCTATCTTGATGAATATTGCGGATCTCTTCATGCGCTAAGCGTAATTCGCCGATCATCGCCAGCTCCACTGTGGGCAGGTCTTTAATCGATATTTGATGACTCGCGAGCTGTTGCTCGCTCGACGCCGTTTGATGGTAAGGTAACAGCAGTGCTGCAGTGGCAAGAATGGTGATGATGATTAACGCCACCCATTTACCTTCACGGCCGCCATCATCTGGATGAACTGATTGACTGATCATTTTTCACTAATCTCAACAACGTCAACTTCAACAGGGTTTTCATGACCAGCATCGAATACTAAATAGAAATCAGTATCAGGTTTACTAAATTCAGCAATTGAGCGCTTATCCGTCATGCCTTTGGCAATTAAGTTATCATCGTAGTCATACATATTTACAGCGTAATCCACAGCCGTACTGGCATCACTGTAGCCCGCTTCGCAAGCGACTTTGTCAGACTCGAACCAGCAATTCATTAACGGGAAATGGGCACTTGCTGCGCTAGAAAATAAACCTGTCATTAATGAAAACGCGAACACCGTTGGCTTGATTGTCATGAAAACCTCTACAATTATTAATTCGAATAAAAAGCAAAAGCCTGTAATCAGATCGTATCGATTACAGGCTATAAACTGACTAACTGGCAATAACGTGGAAGGTTATTGTAGTAACGCTTCAAACGTAAAGTGCACGTTCACACTTGCTTTGTCAGCCATCGGATCATTTTTCAATTCACCTTTATAATTAGCTTTCATCAAGTAACGACCTGCAACATTCGGAGTGAAAGTCACTTTACCGTCTTTATCACTTACTACGTCAATTTGCTCTTGGTGATTACGGTATAACGTACCTTCACGGGTAATATCCGCAGTAACACCCGATTGTGGCTCGCCATTAAAGAAAAACTGGAAGCTAACCTCTTCACCTTCAACAATGTCTGATGGGTGAGTCAGTGGACGCATTTCAAGGTATTTACCTTCAATTTCTAATGCTTTTTCAGTTGGCATACCAACCGTTACATAGCTTTCTGCGCGTGTGTAGCTCAATTGCGTGCTCACATCACGTGCTTTTTCTGGGAGTAAGTTTGCACGTTCTGCTTTGTTGGCTTGAATACGTTTAACCGTATCGCGACGACCGGCTTTATAAGCCGTGTAGTAAGACGGAACATTGTTAATAGCGACTTTATGCGTACCTTCTTCTTCAAAGTAGAAGTCAAAGATAGAACGACGTTTACCGCGGATCACAAAGTTAGGACGCTCTTTACGGCCATCAGGCATGATCACTTGTGCAAATTCACTGCCGGCAGGCTTATCAAATACGAACGTACCGTGTGATGCAGTTACGTCAAACGTTAACCAATCACCACCTTCTTTTGATACGGTGAAATGCGATGGTAATACCCAACGCGGGTGTGCATTAGCCGTTGTTGTAGCAGCTAGTCCTGCGATAACCGTACAGGCTAAACCTAATACTTTTAATTTGCTTTTTGTAGACATTATCTTTCTCGCTATATTATTTAATTAGGTAGTTAATACGGATATCACCGGTTTCTTCGGTTGGTGCAATGGCGTGACTAAATGGCTTGTCACCTAAGGTCATTTTTTGGCGGATGAAATTACGGCCGCCGTGTTCACGTACTACTTCAACATAAAATGTATACTTACCCGCTTCAACGCGGTTACCATCATTATCTAAACCATCCCAGGTGAAACGGTAATCACCCGCAGGACGAGTGGCAGATGTAACGCCGTCAACCAATGCACGATCGTAACGACCGACTTTGCGCCACCAGCTACGTAAATCTTTTAGCCATTCGTCTTTACCAACCCACAGCTCGACGGTACGCACTGATTTGCGTTTCGAGTTCTCGATCCATACCGCCACATAAGGGCGTGCATACATAGATGAATCAATCTTAGGTAAGCTAAATTCAACCGCTAGCTCTGCAGTCACAGGGATTGGCGCAGCACTTGCTGAAAAAGTCGAAATGAACAGGCTGCTTAATAATGCAATAGATAGTCCGATGCACTGACCAAGACGTTTAAATAACAAAGTCATACAAGATCCTTAAGGAACGGCCACGACAAAAATAGCCAAAGTAACGAGCGAACCAAACAAGGTCCATTTTAATGAGGTTGCGAAGGTTTTCTTTTTCGGCACTAATAAACACACCCCAGTTAATACAAAAAACACCATCAACAGCGCGGTAATATCAATAAACAATTTCCATACATCGCCGCTATTACGGCCTTTATGTAAATCGTTTAATACCGCGATAACACCGTAATGGGTTTTTTCAATAACGGCTTCAGTGGTCGTCATATCAATAAACACAGCGACGTTATAACCGGGGCCTTTGTAATCCATGGCGATCTCGCCTTCGATTAATTCACCATCTTCAATTTCAGTAAAAACATCTAA is a genomic window containing:
- a CDS encoding metal ABC transporter solute-binding protein, Zn/Mn family produces the protein MKSKTMKNSMKNLIVAVTTSAVLLMSGAVQATEKLTIGITLQPYYSYVKAVVGDKANVLPLVDEGFNPHNYQPQPNDLRRLKQMDVIVVNAIGHDDFALKVIKAADRDDLIVIKANKDVPLLPAIGQSVGEGAVNPHTFVGLSTTIQKVYTIATELSKIDPDNARTYRKNARKYATEFRKMKRQAMLTLGDLDTSGMLVATTHNAYGYILQEFGVDVAAVIEPAHGVEPSASQLQETIEKIRASKIDVLFYELNMPSRYVETIEAATGVQLYRFSHMTHGAYEENKVAVEMKSNLATLVEAMKFAAKRSLADTAVTTNTATNIKQGS
- a CDS encoding DUF6162 family protein, whose amino-acid sequence is MISQSVHPDDGGREGKWVALIIITILATAALLLPYHQTASSEQQLASHQISIKDLPTVELAMIGELRLAHEEIRNIHQDSLEFEGADAWPEMAELDELWLAPFIIDKSWERKGKHAWRKVAPALYQGIPALTTGSVAVILNSQAARPDVWLALDMPRPEPMMGNGLNASELINAGWKQVVFTGDETAGVDRAGVDNRAAAHTDKDSH
- a CDS encoding DUF4198 domain-containing protein, which produces MSTKSKLKVLGLACTVIAGLAATTTANAHPRWVLPSHFTVSKEGGDWLTFDVTASHGTFVFDKPAGSEFAQVIMPDGRKERPNFVIRGKRRSIFDFYFEEEGTHKVAINNVPSYYTAYKAGRRDTVKRIQANKAERANLLPEKARDVSTQLSYTRAESYVTVGMPTEKALEIEGKYLEMRPLTHPSDIVEGEEVSFQFFFNGEPQSGVTADITREGTLYRNHQEQIDVVSDKDGKVTFTPNVAGRYLMKANYKGELKNDPMADKASVNVHFTFEALLQ
- a CDS encoding metal ABC transporter permease, with product MDTIRHWAQLGVDAGWLSESFSYSFMVNAVVAAILLGPLLGGLGTLVIAKRLAFFSEAVGHAALTGIALGVLLGEPAENPIIGLFSFCMIFALLLHFVRNRTNVPYDTLVGVFLAFALAVGAALLMYVARKINIHMLENVLFGSILTITDYDLLILAVTCGVILLVLIPTFNRILLTCISPDIAKVRGYATNFYDYLFVMMITLVTIASVKIVGAVLVGALLLIPGATARLLTKNMGSFVLMSALLATISCLIGTILPMELKLPIPSGAAIIIVSTSFFLTATCYRIVRKG
- a CDS encoding metal ABC transporter ATP-binding protein, producing the protein MGPAIRLQNVGLQYGDNVILEDISHYLEAGQCHVIMGPNGGGKTSLLRSILGLTPFTGNIDIQWPEHKGNIGYVPQKATFESSLPFTVMDFILLNQSRNPLFWRKRKKEQDHALAQLDRVGMANRTDRRMGQLSGGEQQRVLFAQSLLDNPDLLVLDEPTTGMDEQGVRYLESLIHELVRENKTILAVHHDVSAVRRLDGQVHVVNRQLVDSGPVSEVLRADKIERLFNHYTGGNVSVSASSVNPAQGVK
- a CDS encoding DUF2271 domain-containing protein, coding for MTLLFKRLGQCIGLSIALLSSLFISTFSASAAPIPVTAELAVEFSLPKIDSSMYARPYVAVWIENSKRKSVRTVELWVGKDEWLKDLRSWWRKVGRYDRALVDGVTSATRPAGDYRFTWDGLDNDGNRVEAGKYTFYVEVVREHGGRNFIRQKMTLGDKPFSHAIAPTEETGDIRINYLIK